AGTTTGACGCCGCCGCGGCGGTTGCGTCGACCTACCGCGAACTCGTGTGCGGGCTCTACGCCGCGTTCGCTGAGAACGAAGGGAAGCAGCTGGCCGGCGAAAAAACCCCGGACTACGTTCGCTGCCTGCCGCTGCTCCACCAATTGTTCCCGTGGTGCAAGTCGATCCACATCGTCCGCGACGGGCGTGACACCGCTATGTCGCTGCGCGAGTGGGCCCGCGACGAACGTGGCCCGGCTAGGTTCGATTTGTGGGCCGAGAATCCTCAGGCGGTCGCCGCGCTGTGGTGGCGGTGGCAGGTGCGGCACGCCATCGCCGCCGAGGAACTGCTCGGTCCGGAGAGGCACCTGACGGTGGTCTACGAGCGGCTGATCACCGACGCCGAGTCGGAGCTGCAGCGGATCAGCGAGTTCCTGGGGCTGCCGCACTCGTTGCAGATGGCGGCGTTTCATCGGGGTAAGACCCGCCCCAACGCGAACCTCTCGGCGAAGCAAGCCTGGCTTCCGGCGACCTCAGGGCTCCGCGACTGGCGGAATCAGATGAGCGAAGAACAGCAGCAGCTGTTCGAGGCCCTCGCCGGGGACGCGCTGCGTGGCTTCGGCTATGAAACCCGCTTCGAACGCGTCCCCGCCGCGATTCAGAGCGAGGCAGACGCGTTGCGGGAAGGCTG
This is a stretch of genomic DNA from Posidoniimonas polymericola. It encodes these proteins:
- a CDS encoding sulfotransferase family protein, producing the protein MRAVTSVDPCNHATGQSSQELSPAVFVTGCPRSGTTLLQRMLNAHPLLAISNDTHFIPRALEKAGDDVEAAVAKHGDVPLTDELVRHAREYHRIYRLRLTADQFDAAAAVASTYRELVCGLYAAFAENEGKQLAGEKTPDYVRCLPLLHQLFPWCKSIHIVRDGRDTAMSLREWARDERGPARFDLWAENPQAVAALWWRWQVRHAIAAEELLGPERHLTVVYERLITDAESELQRISEFLGLPHSLQMAAFHRGKTRPNANLSAKQAWLPATSGLRDWRNQMSEEQQQLFEALAGDALRGFGYETRFERVPAAIQSEADALREGWKVSLAKRHPADRIDQ